The Arcobacter sp. CECT 8986 genomic interval TAAAATATGCTTTATTAGATGAAGGATACAGTGTAGATTGTTTTTTTGATGGTGATGATGCATTAGATTCTATTGGTAATGGATATGCTTGTTTTATTCTTGATATAAATGTACCTAACTCTGATGGAATATCAATTCTTGAATATATAAGATTAAATCATAGCAAAATTCCTGTTTTAATAATTAGTTCAAATCACGAGTTAGATAAAGTTAAAGAATCTTATGAAAAAGGTTGTGATGATTATTTAAAAAAACCATTTTATATTATTGAACTTCTTCAAAAAGTAAAAAAATTATGTGGAGATAGAAAACAGTTTTTAATTTTTGATGAAACTTGTAAATATAGCTTTATTGACCATAGATTATATAAAAATGAAGAAGAG includes:
- a CDS encoding response regulator transcription factor, giving the protein MKILLLEDNERLSSVIKYALLDEGYSVDCFFDGDDALDSIGNGYACFILDINVPNSDGISILEYIRLNHSKIPVLIISSNHELDKVKESYEKGCDDYLKKPFYIIELLQKVKKLCGDRKQFLIFDETCKYSFIDHRLYKNEEEIELTKKEILFLELFARNIHFVATYDHIEEYVWEGEDTTLANIRSMIKRLRKKLPTDSITIIKGIGYSLNKTVKFI